In Pseudochaenichthys georgianus chromosome 6, fPseGeo1.2, whole genome shotgun sequence, a single window of DNA contains:
- the dapk2b gene encoding death-associated protein kinase 2 isoform X1 → MKTPGMAVFKQQNVDDLYEIGEELGSGQFAVVKRCIEKSTGVEYAAKFIKKRQSRASRRGVKREEIEREVDILQQLQHNNIVSLHDVYENRTDVVLILGLVSGGELFDFLAQKESLSEEEATQFIKQILDGVQYLHSKRIVHFDLKPENIMLLDRNLRLPRIKIIDFGLAHKIEAGADFKNIFGTPEFVAPEIVNYEQLGLEADMWSIGVITYILLSGASPFLGDTKQETLGNISAMDYEFDDELFSNTSELAKSFISQLLVKDTRKRMTIQEALNHHWIKSCDYMEEESTVPEAEKKVEQLKTERLKEYTIQSHFSMPQNNTYANFERFAHVVEDLSLMETRLSEVSEARHTLQGDVEALLSIYNDKEAWYKEESETARKQLSQVHSEFRKVEATRRLLQEDVKIIDASLESISGKYSHRESQLDALRQELNSELQWLQEVMSSLHPEGAKGSILSSSSMNTDVRQGLLHQSCRRQLHPEDKQTLTESG, encoded by the exons TGGGCAGTTTGCAGTTGTCAAACGCTGCATAGAGAAGAGCACAGGCGTCGAATATGCAGCCAAGTTCATCAAGAAGCGTCAGAGTCGGGCCAGCAGACGTGGCGTTAAAAGAGAGGAGATTGAGAGGGAAGTGGACATCCTGCAGCAGCTCCAGCACAACAACATCGTATCTCTACATGACGTGTATGAGAACCGCACAGATGTGGTGCTCATCCTCGGACT gGTGTCTGGAGGAGAGCTGTTTGATTTTTTGGCTCAGAAGGAATCTCTCAGTGAAGAGGAGGCCACTCAGTTTATCAAACAGATCCTAGATGGAGTCCAGTACCTCCACTCCAAGAGGATTGTGCATTTTGATCTAAAG CCTGAAAACATAATGCTGCTGGACAGGAACCTTCGTCTACCTCGCATCAAAATTATAGACTTTGGACTGGCACACAAAATAGAAGCAGGGGCGGATTTCAAAAACATTTTTGGAACCCCTGAATTTGTTG CTCCAGAGATAGTCAACTATGAGCAACTGGGATTGGAGGCAGACATGTG GAGCATCGGAGTCATCACATATATACT TTTGAGCGGTGCGTCTCCTTTTCTCGGTGACACGAAGCAGGAAACGCTGGGAAACATCTCGGCGATGGACTACGAGTTTGACGACGAGCTGTTCAGCAATACAAGCGAGCTGGCCAAGAGCTTCATCAGTCAGCTCCTGGTGAAGGACACGAG AAAACGGATGACCATACAAGAGGCCCTCAACCATCACTGGATTAAG TCCTGCGACTACATGGAAGAGGAAAGCACTGTCCCTGAGGCTGAGAAGAAAGTGGAGCAGCTGAAGACTGAGCGGCTAAAGGAGTACACCATCCAGTCCCATTTCAGTATGCCCCAGAACAACACGTACGCCAACTTTGAGCGTTTTGCACATGTGGTAGAGGACCTCAGTCTGATGGAGACAAGGCTGTCGGAGGTGTCAGAAGCACGGCACACTCTGCAGGGCGATGTAGAAGCACTCCTGTCCATTTACAACGACAAGGAGGCCTGGTACAAGGAGGAGAGCGAGACTGCGAGGAAGCAGCTGTCTCAAGTCCACTCTGAGTTCCGTAAAGTGGAGGCAACCAGGAGGCTGCTGCAGGAGGACGTGAAGATTATCGATGCCAGTCTGGAGAGCATCAGTGGGAAGTACAGCCACAGGGAGAGTCAGCTGGACGCTCTGAGGCAGGAGCTGAACTCTGAGCTGCAGTGGCTGCAGGAGGTGATGAGCTCTCTGCATCCTGAAGGAGCCAAGGGCAGCatcctcagcagcagcagcatgaacaCGGATGTGAGGCAGGGGCTGCTCCACCAGTCCTGCAGGAGGCAGCTGCATCCTGAGGACAAACAGACACTCACAGAGTCTGGCTAA